CGGCTCGGCGACGATGAACTCGAGGCCCGCCGCGAAGCCCCGGCTGAGGCGCATGGTCGAGTCGGGCAGGGCCAGCTCGGGATCCGCCTGCGACAGACCGAAGGAGGTCGCGAGCACATAGAGCGTCGCGAGCAGGGGGATCCGTATGAGCTGTCGGCGAAACATCCGCAGCCGGATGTGCTGCAACCACCATTCCACAGGCCATGTCTGAGGCCAGATGCCTCGAATCGCCAGGCCAGGGCGTCGCGAGACACACCGACCGTGGCGCGGGTGTCACGGTGCGTCGGGTCGAGCCGACAGATCGGCGGCCGCCACGATCAGGGCCAGGTCTCGCGGAGGTCGCCGACCGCCGCGGGGTACTGAATCAAGAAACCTTGCCCCAGATTGCAGCCGAGCGCGCGGCAGGTGGACTGCTCCTCGAGGGTCTCGATCCCCTCGGCGATCACCTGGATGCCGCGATCGCGCATCACCTTCACCAGCGCCGCCACGAGCTCCTGGCGCGCCGGGCTCGCGTCGATGCCGCGGATGAGCCCCATGTCGAGCTTGAGGAAGTCCGGCGGGACCTCGGCCAGCTCCATCAGGCGCGAGCGCCCCGCGCCGAAGTCGTCGTACGCGAGCTCGATCCCGCGCGCCGAGAGCTCCGTGCGGAGGTGCCGCATCTGGGCCGGCGCCGCGATGGCCGCCTCGTGGATCTCGGCCACGAGGGTGCGTCCGGCCAGCGCCTCTCCCGCGCGCTCGAGCTCGCCGAGGAGATCGCCGTGCAACATCTCGTCGGGGTGCACGTTCATGAAGACGCGCTGGCCGCGCACGGGCAACGACGACGCCTGCGCGAGCGCCGCGGTGCGCATCATCCGGCTCAGCTCCTCCGCCTTGCCGCGCTCGTGCGCCACGCGGAAGAGCGTGGTCGCGTCCCAGTCGAGGTTGGCGAGCGTCGTGCGCCCGAGCGCCTCGTAGCCGATCAGGCTCTGGTCCTCGAGGCTGACGATGGACTGGAAGACCGAGGTGACGGCGCGCCCCGTGAGCACCCGGTAGAGGTGGCGCGTGCCGAGGTGCCGCTCCGCCTCGTCGCGCGTGCCCCCGAGGGTGGTCTCCTCTTCGTCCTCCGCGGCGAGCTCCGCCAGCACCAGGGTGAGCTCGCGGTGCGCCACGTGGAGCACGTCGCCGTACTGGATCGCGCAGCTGCCTTCGACGCGCTCTCCGTTGACGAAGGTGCCGTTCCGGCTGTCGAGGTCGCGGATCACCAGGCCACGCCCGTTCTGGGCGATCTCGGCGTGGAGCTTGGAGACGCGGGGAGACTCGAGGACCAGCTGCGCGGCGCGGCTCCGACCGATGCGGAACGGCAACACGTCGACAGGAACCCGAACGGAGCAGTCTCCGCGGTCGGGTTGGTGCTCCAAACAAGGGCGTCTGAGGTCCTCGCTCACAGGCTCACCAGTCTACCTCAAGCACATAGGCACGGGGTCGGGTTGAACCCCACATCCTCGTGACTTTCTGCTGCACCATGTGGATGGGTATTCGATGAGACTGTTCCTCGCCATGCCGATCCCGGCGGAAACCAGAGCCATTCTCGGGAGTTTGCCGCGAGATCTGCCGCGCGCACGCTGGGTCCGCATGGAGCAGCTGCACTTGACGCTCCGCTTCCTCGGGGAGCGGGACGCCGAGATCGTGGACGCCCTGTCGGAGGCGCTCGGGCCGACGGTGGCCGCGCACCCCGCGCTCGAGATGCGCGCGAGCGGCCTGGGCACGTTCGGCCGGCGGGTGCTGTGGGCCGGGCTCGCGCCCGTGGAGGGGCTGACCGCGCTGGCGCGGGACGTCGGGGCGGCGCTCCGCGAGGTCGGCGTCGAGGCGCCCGACCGCCCGTTCGCGCCGCACGTGACCCTCGCGCGCCTGGGGGGTGGCGCCGGGCTCGGCGCGCTCCTCGAGGCGCATGGCGGATGGCGTGGCCCCCTCGAGGTCTGGGACGAGGTGGCGCTGATGCGGAGCGAGTTGGGCTCGCGCGGGGCGACCCACACGGTCCTCCGCCGCTTCCCGCTGGGCGGCGAACCCGCGGGGTAACCCGCGCGACGAAGAGGCGTAGACTCTCCTGCATGAGCGAGGACTATCGAGGCGTGGTCGAGGCGCTCTACGCGGACGCGGCGCAGACCCCACAGGCGGCTCTCTGCTGCACGAGCGCGCCTCCCTGGAAGCTACCGGGGCTCTCGGTGCCGCAGGGCATGCTCGAACGCAACTATGGATGCGGCAGCACGGTGCACGCGAGGGACCTCGCCGACGCAGCGGACGTCCTCTACGTAGGCGTCGGCTCAGGCCTCGAGGCGCTGCAGCTCGCGTACTTCGTGCGGCGCCCGGGCGGCGTCGTCGCGGTGGACACGGTGCCCGAGATGCTCGCCGTGGCCGAGCGCCTGCTCGGCGAGGCCGCGAGCCAGAACGCGTGGTTCGAGCGCGACTTCGTGTCGCTCCGCCGTGGCGACGCGCTCGATCTCCCCGCGCGCGACGCGAGCGTCGACGTCGTGGCGCAGAACTGCCTGTTCAACATCTTCACCCGCGAGCACCTCGCGCGGGCGCTCGGCGAGGTCCACCGCGTGCTCCGGCCGGGCGGCAAGCTCGTGCTGAGCGACCCGGTGGCGACCCGCCCGATCCCCGCCCACCTCGCCGCGGACGACCGCCTTCGGGCCATGTGCCTCAGCGGCGCGCTCACCCTCGACGCCTACCTCGAGGCGCTCGTCGCGGCGGGCTTCGGCACGATCGAGGTCCGCGCCAAGCGCCCCTACCGGCTGCTCGACGCGAAGCGCTACGGGCTCGAGGACAGCCTCCTGCTCGAGAGCGTCGAGGTGTGCGCGATCAAGGATCCGATCCCCGGCGACGGCGCCTGCGTCTTCACCGGGCGCGCCGCCATCTACGTGGGGGAGGACGAGGCGCTCGACGACGGAAAGGGCCACGTGCTCCTGCGGGACGTGCCCCTCGGGGTCTGCGACAAGACCGCGAGCGCGCTCGCGGCGCTCGAGCGGAGCGATCTCGTCCTGACCGAGCCGACCTGGCATTACGCCGGCGACGGCTGCTGCTGACGGAAAAGAGAACGGCGCCCCCCGATCGCTCGGGAGGCGCCGTCTCGGATCACCGCGAGCGGCTCAGCAGCCCGGGTGATGGCCCTGGAGCACGCCGAGCATCCACCACTCCTCGGGGGTGCCGACGCGATCGAAGAAGTCGAGGATCGCGGCGCGCGCGCCCTCGTGACCGACCGGGGTCTGCTCCGCGATCTCCGCGCTCTCGGTCTCGATGTTCACGTCGAGCTGGATGTAGGGCGTGCTGCCGACGACCTCGGGGCGATCGTCCGGCGCGACCGCGCCCTCGACCGGGACCCGATCGACGACCTGCCAGAGCGCGACGATCGCGTCCTGGCTGATGACCGGGACGCCGTCCGGCGCGAACCACGCGACCGCCACCTCGTCGAAGATCTCGACCCGCACCGGGATCGCCTCGGCGACGTCCAGGCCCTGGTCGACCAGCGCCGCCTCCGTCATCGGGTAGACCGACGCCTCGGGCACCATGTAGAGGAGCTGCGACGTCATCGCGTCTTCGTCGACCGCCCTGAGGTGGCCGCCGGTGTCCGCGACGTCGGCGCTGCACGCGGCCATCAGGACGCCCGCCAGCGCCAACAGCATCTTGTGCGAAATACGCATCATTCGTTCTCCTTTCGAATCCGATCCGACACGTGCCCGGTTCGTCGGGCACCCGCGCATGGTGCCAGAGTCGGCGCGCGAACCGAAATCGCACGCTCCCCGCGCTTTTCTTGCGGGGGCGGGGCGGGGTTCGGACAATTGCGCGAGAAGGGGGCCGGCCTTTCGTGGTAGCTCTCGTCCGTCGGCCGGAGGAACGCTCATGCAGAACGCCCGCATCGTCAGCCTGCTCGTGGTCCTGCTCTCCCTGCTCGCGTTCGCGTGCGGGGGAGACGACGCCCAGCGTCGGCGGACCGCCGTCGACTGGGAGCCGAGCCAACGCGTCCCCCAGACGAGCGATCACTGGTGGGCGACGCCGGTCGAGCGCTACTGCGAAGAGAACCAGGACTGCCGCCCGAACGAGCAGTGCCAGCAGGTCCGCCTCGGCACCTGCCCCCGCTGCCCCCGCGGCGAGGACGCGCGCATCTGCGTCGGCGAGGGCGACGAAGAGCCCGCCGCCCGCGCGCGCCGCTGAGGACCTACCAGGGGATCTCTTCGGGCTTGATCGCGTGGCGCTCGCCCGCGGCCTTGTACTTGAGTGGAGGCTTCTGCTCGCCGATGTGGAAGACCACGCCGGACGAGTCCGGGTGCAGCTCCCCCTCGACGAAGCGGTCGGTCGCGTAGCGCGCCACCGCGTAGAAGCCGTCCGACGCGAGGCAGAGCGTCACGCGCCCCGAGTGCTCGCAGACGGCGCACCAGGAGATGCGGCCGTCCGCGTGCTCGACGAAGCCACGCGCCTTGCACGGGGGACAGTCGGTCTCCTCCTGGGTGACCTCGCGCGAGCCGACGGCCTCCGCGCGGGCCGCCTCCGCGCGCTGCTCGGCGACCACCTCGGCCACCGGGCACGCGCAGTCGGGGCAGGTCTGG
The Sandaracinaceae bacterium genome window above contains:
- the arsM gene encoding arsenosugar biosynthesis arsenite methyltransferase ArsM, which codes for MSEDYRGVVEALYADAAQTPQAALCCTSAPPWKLPGLSVPQGMLERNYGCGSTVHARDLADAADVLYVGVGSGLEALQLAYFVRRPGGVVAVDTVPEMLAVAERLLGEAASQNAWFERDFVSLRRGDALDLPARDASVDVVAQNCLFNIFTREHLARALGEVHRVLRPGGKLVLSDPVATRPIPAHLAADDRLRAMCLSGALTLDAYLEALVAAGFGTIEVRAKRPYRLLDAKRYGLEDSLLLESVEVCAIKDPIPGDGACVFTGRAAIYVGEDEALDDGKGHVLLRDVPLGVCDKTASALAALERSDLVLTEPTWHYAGDGCC
- the thpR gene encoding RNA 2',3'-cyclic phosphodiesterase; the protein is MRLFLAMPIPAETRAILGSLPRDLPRARWVRMEQLHLTLRFLGERDAEIVDALSEALGPTVAAHPALEMRASGLGTFGRRVLWAGLAPVEGLTALARDVGAALREVGVEAPDRPFAPHVTLARLGGGAGLGALLEAHGGWRGPLEVWDEVALMRSELGSRGATHTVLRRFPLGGEPAG
- a CDS encoding EAL domain-containing protein; its protein translation is MLPFRIGRSRAAQLVLESPRVSKLHAEIAQNGRGLVIRDLDSRNGTFVNGERVEGSCAIQYGDVLHVAHRELTLVLAELAAEDEEETTLGGTRDEAERHLGTRHLYRVLTGRAVTSVFQSIVSLEDQSLIGYEALGRTTLANLDWDATTLFRVAHERGKAEELSRMMRTAALAQASSLPVRGQRVFMNVHPDEMLHGDLLGELERAGEALAGRTLVAEIHEAAIAAPAQMRHLRTELSARGIELAYDDFGAGRSRLMELAEVPPDFLKLDMGLIRGIDASPARQELVAALVKVMRDRGIQVIAEGIETLEEQSTCRALGCNLGQGFLIQYPAAVGDLRETWP